The following coding sequences lie in one Mucilaginibacter sp. KACC 22773 genomic window:
- the rplX gene encoding 50S ribosomal protein L24 has product MEKKKVATPGKLKIRKGDLVKVIAGDSKGSQGKVVEVIIAKNRAVVEGANMVSKHTKPNAANPNGGIVKQEAAIHISNLALVDPKSGNTTRVGRKLNDAGKLVRVAKKSGEEIK; this is encoded by the coding sequence ATGGAAAAGAAAAAAGTTGCAACACCAGGCAAACTGAAAATTCGCAAAGGCGACCTGGTAAAAGTTATAGCCGGCGATTCAAAAGGATCGCAAGGTAAAGTAGTTGAGGTGATAATAGCAAAAAACAGGGCTGTTGTTGAAGGTGCCAATATGGTATCAAAACATACCAAACCTAATGCTGCTAACCCTAACGGCGGAATTGTTAAACAAGAAGCTGCTATACATATTTCAAACCTTGCGCTGGTTGACCCTAAATCAGGTAATACAACCCGTGTTGGCCGTAAATTGAACGATGCCGGCAAATTAGTAAGGGTAGCAAAAAAATCAGGGGAGGAAATTAAGTAA
- the rplN gene encoding 50S ribosomal protein L14: protein MVQQESRLNVADNSGAKEVLVIRVLGGTGKRYASIGDKIVVTVKSALPSGNVKKGTVSKAVVVRTKKEIRRKDGSYIRFDDNAAVLLNNQDEPRGTRIFGPVARELREKQFMKIVSLAPEVL, encoded by the coding sequence ATGGTACAACAGGAATCAAGATTAAACGTAGCCGATAACAGTGGCGCTAAAGAAGTTTTAGTGATCCGCGTGTTAGGTGGTACCGGCAAAAGGTATGCATCTATAGGCGATAAGATAGTAGTAACCGTAAAAAGCGCTTTACCTTCAGGTAACGTGAAAAAAGGTACTGTATCAAAAGCCGTAGTAGTACGCACCAAAAAAGAGATCCGCAGAAAAGATGGTTCATACATCCGTTTCGACGATAACGCAGCTGTTTTGTTAAATAACCAGGATGAGCCAAGAGGCACACGTATCTTTGGCCCTGTTGCAAGAGAACTGCGTGAGAAACAATTTATGAAAATTGTATCATTAGCACCGGAGGTATTGTAA
- the rpsE gene encoding 30S ribosomal protein S5, whose amino-acid sequence MSTINIKRVKTSEIELKDRLVSIQRVAKVTKGGRTFSFSAIVVVGDENGVVGYGLGKAKEVTEAIAKGIDDAKKNLVKVPIINNTIPHEQIGKFSGGFVFLKPAANGTGVIAGGAMRAVLESAGIHNVLAKSKGSSNPHNVVKATVSALSQLRDAHTVAQQRGVSLGKVFNG is encoded by the coding sequence ATGTCAACAATCAACATAAAAAGAGTAAAAACAAGCGAGATCGAATTAAAAGACCGCTTGGTAAGCATACAGCGTGTTGCCAAAGTAACCAAAGGTGGCCGTACTTTCAGCTTTTCTGCCATTGTGGTAGTAGGCGACGAAAACGGTGTTGTAGGTTACGGATTAGGCAAAGCAAAAGAGGTTACCGAAGCCATTGCAAAAGGTATTGATGATGCTAAAAAGAACTTAGTTAAAGTTCCTATTATCAACAACACAATCCCTCACGAGCAAATTGGCAAATTCAGCGGTGGTTTCGTTTTCCTGAAACCAGCAGCAAACGGTACCGGTGTTATCGCGGGTGGTGCAATGCGTGCAGTGTTAGAGTCTGCAGGTATCCACAACGTGTTAGCTAAATCAAAAGGTTCATCAAATCCGCACAACGTGGTTAAAGCAACTGTATCTGCGTTATCACAATTACGTGATGCCCATACCGTAGCACAGCAACGTGGCGTTAGTTTAGGTAAAGTATTTAACGGATAA
- the rplO gene encoding 50S ribosomal protein L15, protein MNLSNLKPAEGSTKNRKRIGRGTGSGRGGTSTRGHKGAGSRSGTSSKVGFEGGQMPLQRRVPKVGFKNPNRVEYTGVNLDVLQELVTKYTLDVVDFDTLKLHGLVSRNDLVKILGRGELTAKLEVKAHAFTATAQKAIEAAGGTIVKL, encoded by the coding sequence ATGAATTTAAGTAATTTAAAACCTGCAGAAGGTTCTACTAAAAATAGGAAAAGAATTGGCCGTGGTACAGGTTCTGGCCGTGGCGGTACGTCAACCCGTGGCCACAAAGGCGCCGGTTCACGTTCAGGTACAAGCAGCAAGGTAGGTTTTGAAGGCGGTCAGATGCCTTTACAACGCCGTGTGCCTAAGGTTGGTTTTAAAAACCCTAACCGCGTAGAGTATACTGGTGTAAACCTTGATGTATTGCAAGAATTAGTAACAAAATACACACTTGATGTTGTTGATTTTGATACTTTGAAATTACATGGTTTGGTATCACGTAACGACCTGGTTAAAATTCTGGGCCGTGGCGAATTAACTGCCAAATTAGAAGTTAAGGCACATGCATTTACTGCTACAGCTCAAAAAGCTATTGAAGCAGCTGGTGGTACCATAGTTAAGCTATAA
- the rpsK gene encoding 30S ribosomal protein S11, with amino-acid sequence MAKSKKVTKKRIVIVEPVGEAHINATFNNIIITLTNKTGQAISWSSAGKMGFKGSKKNTPYAAGQAAADCGKVAYDFGLRKVEVFVKGPGAGRESAIRTLQTAGIEVTTIKDITPLPHNGCRPSKRRRV; translated from the coding sequence ATGGCTAAAAGTAAAAAAGTTACCAAAAAGCGCATTGTGATTGTTGAGCCTGTTGGCGAAGCACACATCAATGCTACTTTTAACAACATCATCATTACCCTTACCAACAAAACCGGACAGGCTATTTCATGGTCATCTGCAGGTAAAATGGGTTTCAAAGGTTCAAAAAAGAACACTCCTTATGCTGCCGGTCAGGCTGCTGCCGATTGCGGTAAAGTTGCTTATGACTTTGGTTTGCGTAAAGTAGAGGTGTTTGTAAAAGGCCCTGGTGCTGGTCGTGAGTCGGCTATCCGTACTTTGCAAACTGCAGGTATCGAAGTTACCACTATCAAAGACATTACACCGCTTCCACACAATGGTTGCCGTCCGTCAAAAAGAAGAAGAGTTTAA
- the rpsD gene encoding 30S ribosomal protein S4, translated as MARYTGPKSKIARRFREPIFGPDKALERKNYPPGMHGASKRRGKQSEYSTQLMEKQKVKYTYGVLERQFENLFHRASAKEGITGENLLKFLEARLDNAVYRLGISPTRSGARQLVNHKHINVNGAVVNIASYALKAGDVISVREKSKSLEAITTSVAGRRINKYSWLEWDANTLTGKFLNYPNRDEIPENIKENLIVELYSK; from the coding sequence ATGGCCAGATATACAGGACCTAAGTCCAAAATTGCACGTCGTTTCCGTGAGCCGATCTTCGGTCCGGATAAAGCGTTAGAACGTAAAAACTATCCACCGGGAATGCATGGCGCCTCAAAACGTCGTGGAAAACAATCTGAGTATTCAACTCAGTTAATGGAGAAACAAAAAGTTAAATACACTTATGGTGTATTAGAGCGTCAGTTCGAAAACTTGTTTCACCGCGCTTCGGCTAAAGAAGGTATCACAGGTGAAAACTTGCTGAAATTCTTAGAAGCCCGTTTAGATAACGCTGTTTATCGTTTAGGTATATCACCTACACGTTCAGGCGCCCGTCAGTTGGTTAACCACAAACACATTAATGTTAACGGTGCTGTTGTAAACATCGCATCATATGCATTAAAAGCTGGTGACGTTATCTCTGTACGTGAAAAATCTAAATCATTAGAAGCTATTACTACATCAGTAGCAGGTAGAAGAATCAACAAATACAGCTGGTTGGAGTGGGATGCAAATACCTTAACAGGTAAATTCCTTAACTATCCTAACCGCGATGAAATTCCTGAAAACATTAAGGAGAACCTAATCGTCGAGTTGTATTCAAAATAA
- a CDS encoding DNA-directed RNA polymerase subunit alpha, which produces MAILAFQKPDKVIMQKANDFDGTFEFRPLEPGFGVTIGNALRRILLSSLEGYAITSVRFSGVTHEFSTIKGVVEDVTEIILNLKQVRFKKTGESGDSEKIFVIINGQDAFKAGDITKFSNNFTVLNPDLVLCNMDSSVTLEIELTVGKGRGYVPSEENKNPDANVGVIAIDSIYTPIKNVKYTIENYRVEQKTDYEKLVLDIATDGSVHPEDALKEAAKILIQHFMLFSDENMMLEAQAKEETKEVDEEILHMRKILKTELVDLDLSVRALNCLKAADIRSLADLVSYDVADMLKFRNFGKKSLTEIQDLVKSKGLSFGMNLSKFKLDEE; this is translated from the coding sequence ATGGCAATTTTAGCATTTCAAAAACCAGACAAGGTTATCATGCAAAAAGCAAATGATTTTGATGGTACGTTTGAATTTCGTCCGTTAGAACCAGGTTTTGGTGTAACCATTGGTAATGCTCTGCGTCGTATCTTACTTTCATCACTCGAAGGTTATGCAATTACTTCAGTACGTTTTTCGGGAGTAACGCATGAGTTTTCAACCATCAAAGGTGTTGTTGAAGACGTAACCGAGATCATCTTGAACCTTAAACAGGTTCGTTTTAAAAAGACTGGTGAATCTGGCGACAGCGAGAAAATATTTGTTATTATAAATGGCCAGGATGCTTTTAAAGCCGGAGACATTACTAAATTCTCCAACAACTTTACAGTATTAAACCCTGATCTGGTTTTATGTAACATGGACTCATCAGTAACGCTTGAAATTGAGCTTACTGTTGGTAAAGGCCGTGGTTACGTGCCGAGTGAAGAAAACAAAAACCCTGATGCAAATGTTGGCGTTATCGCTATCGATTCTATCTATACGCCGATAAAGAACGTTAAATATACCATCGAAAACTATCGTGTTGAGCAAAAAACCGACTATGAAAAATTAGTATTAGATATTGCTACCGATGGTTCTGTTCATCCTGAAGATGCTTTGAAGGAAGCTGCAAAGATCCTTATCCAGCACTTTATGTTGTTCAGCGATGAAAACATGATGTTAGAAGCGCAGGCTAAAGAAGAAACTAAAGAAGTTGACGAGGAAATTTTGCACATGCGCAAGATTCTTAAAACTGAATTGGTTGATCTTGACCTTTCTGTACGTGCATTAAATTGCCTTAAAGCTGCAGATATCCGCAGCCTGGCCGATTTAGTATCGTACGATGTTGCTGATATGTTAAAGTTCAGGAACTTTGGTAAAAAATCACTGACTGAAATCCAGGACCTGGTTAAATCAAAAGGTTTATCTTTTGGTATGAACCTGTCTAAATTTAAGTTAGACGAAGAATAA
- the rplF gene encoding 50S ribosomal protein L6, whose amino-acid sequence MSRVGKAPIAMPAGVTVTVSADNVVTVKGPKGQLQQAVDSDITIAQEDGQLLVQRPSDQKRHKALHGLYRALINNMVVGVTEGYKIQQELVGVGYRATNTGNTLDLVLGYSHHYVFELPTEIKVTTTADKGKNPTIILESIDKQLIGQVAAKIRSLRTPEPYKGKGIKFVGEILRRKAGKSASKK is encoded by the coding sequence ATGTCAAGAGTAGGAAAAGCACCGATAGCAATGCCAGCAGGAGTAACTGTTACCGTATCAGCAGATAATGTTGTTACAGTAAAAGGCCCTAAAGGTCAATTGCAGCAAGCAGTTGATAGCGATATCACCATTGCACAGGAAGATGGTCAGTTACTGGTTCAACGCCCGTCTGATCAAAAACGTCACAAAGCATTACATGGTTTATACCGTGCGCTTATCAACAACATGGTAGTAGGCGTAACCGAAGGTTACAAAATCCAACAGGAATTGGTTGGTGTAGGTTACCGTGCTACCAATACCGGTAATACATTAGATTTAGTGTTGGGTTACTCTCACCACTATGTATTTGAATTGCCAACAGAAATTAAAGTTACAACCACTGCTGATAAGGGTAAAAACCCAACTATCATACTTGAATCAATTGACAAACAGTTAATTGGCCAGGTAGCTGCAAAAATACGTTCGTTACGTACTCCAGAGCCTTACAAAGGTAAAGGTATTAAGTTTGTAGGCGAGATATTGAGAAGAAAAGCAGGTAAATCAGCATCTAAAAAATAA
- the secY gene encoding preprotein translocase subunit SecY produces the protein MKKFFTTLSNIWKIEDLRVRIINTLLFLAIYRVGTFVVLPGVNPALVANQKAEGLVGLLNMFAGGAFSHSSIFALGVMPYISASIVVQLLGIAVPYFTKLQKEGESGRNKLNQWTRYLTIGITALQAIGYLKSQISADAMMISNPFFTVLNMFVLTAGTLFVMWLGEKITDKGIGNGISLIIMVGIIAQLPGAFLTEFNSRTSGTGGLITFIVEIVGLIGVVMFTILIVQGTRKIAVQYAKRIVGNKQYGGVRQYIPLKVNAAGVMPIIFAQALMFIPQTVQQFMPSISSNGILIALSNYNSWQHNTLFGVLIILFTYFYTAITVNPNQMADDMKKNGGFIPGVKPGKSTADYIDGVISKITLPGSIFLAMIAIIPAIASLVGVSPIFARFFGGTSLIILVGVVLDTLQQIESHLLMRHYDGLMKTGRIKGRTAMPAAAGTSPTAI, from the coding sequence ATGAAGAAATTTTTCACCACATTATCCAATATCTGGAAAATCGAAGATTTAAGAGTGCGTATTATAAACACACTCTTATTTCTTGCAATATATCGCGTTGGTACTTTCGTTGTTTTGCCAGGGGTTAATCCTGCATTAGTAGCTAACCAGAAAGCAGAAGGATTAGTAGGATTGCTGAATATGTTTGCAGGAGGGGCGTTTTCACATTCGTCTATTTTTGCATTGGGTGTAATGCCTTATATCTCGGCTTCAATTGTGGTGCAATTATTAGGCATCGCGGTACCTTATTTTACCAAATTGCAAAAAGAGGGCGAAAGCGGCCGTAATAAGCTAAACCAGTGGACACGTTACCTAACCATAGGTATAACTGCCCTGCAGGCTATAGGTTATTTAAAATCGCAGATCTCTGCTGATGCGATGATGATCAGTAACCCATTCTTTACTGTTCTTAACATGTTTGTTTTAACGGCAGGTACATTATTTGTAATGTGGCTGGGCGAAAAAATTACAGACAAAGGTATTGGTAACGGTATATCGCTTATCATCATGGTGGGTATCATTGCCCAGTTGCCCGGCGCATTTTTAACAGAATTTAACTCGCGTACCAGTGGTACAGGCGGTTTAATTACATTCATTGTTGAAATTGTGGGTTTAATTGGTGTTGTAATGTTTACTATCCTTATTGTACAGGGTACCCGTAAAATTGCGGTGCAGTATGCTAAGCGTATAGTGGGCAATAAACAATATGGTGGCGTGCGCCAGTATATACCGTTAAAGGTAAATGCTGCCGGTGTAATGCCTATTATATTTGCGCAGGCATTAATGTTTATACCGCAAACTGTACAACAGTTCATGCCAAGCATTTCATCAAACGGTATACTAATTGCGTTATCAAATTATAATTCATGGCAGCATAATACGCTGTTTGGCGTGTTGATCATCCTGTTTACTTACTTCTATACTGCTATTACGGTTAACCCTAACCAGATGGCTGACGATATGAAGAAGAACGGCGGGTTTATTCCGGGTGTTAAACCAGGTAAATCAACTGCCGATTATATAGATGGTGTAATATCAAAAATTACCTTACCAGGGTCTATTTTCCTGGCTATGATAGCAATTATACCGGCAATTGCCAGTTTGGTTGGTGTATCTCCAATCTTCGCAAGATTTTTTGGCGGCACATCGTTAATTATCCTGGTAGGTGTTGTGTTGGATACCTTGCAACAAATAGAAAGTCACCTGTTGATGCGCCATTACGATGGTTTAATGAAAACCGGACGGATTAAAGGACGTACAGCAATGCCTGCTGCTGCCGGAACAAGTCCGACAGCGATCTAA
- the rplR gene encoding 50S ribosomal protein L18 yields the protein MGAKLSRRDRIKKGIRKRLSGSTERPRLSVYRSNKGIYAQIIDDLTGKTIVSASSLSKDFTADGTKSDQSVAVGKLVAQKAIAAGIKDVVFDRNGYLYHGRVKSLAEGAREGGLNF from the coding sequence ATGGGAGCTAAATTATCAAGAAGAGACAGGATTAAAAAAGGTATCAGAAAACGCCTTTCAGGATCAACAGAGCGTCCTCGCCTGTCAGTATACAGGAGCAATAAAGGTATTTACGCGCAGATCATTGACGATTTAACCGGTAAAACTATCGTATCAGCATCATCTTTGTCAAAAGATTTTACCGCTGATGGCACAAAATCTGATCAATCAGTAGCCGTAGGCAAACTGGTAGCTCAGAAAGCTATCGCAGCAGGTATTAAAGATGTGGTTTTCGACAGGAACGGTTATTTGTACCATGGTCGTGTTAAGTCACTGGCCGAAGGTGCACGTGAAGGTGGTTTAAACTTTTAA
- the rpmD gene encoding 50S ribosomal protein L30 has protein sequence MAKIKITQIKSVIDRSERQKKTIEALGLRKINHSVEVEATAAIIGMVRKVNHLVAVENI, from the coding sequence ATGGCCAAAATCAAAATAACACAGATTAAGAGCGTGATCGACAGAAGTGAGCGCCAAAAAAAGACTATCGAAGCATTAGGCTTGCGTAAAATTAACCACAGTGTGGAAGTTGAGGCAACTGCAGCTATAATTGGTATGGTTAGAAAAGTTAACCACCTGGTAGCGGTAGAAAATATTTAA
- the map gene encoding type I methionyl aminopeptidase produces the protein MSKIIYKSAEEIELIRESALLVSRTHAEVAKVIGPGVTTIELDRLAETFIRDNGGIPAFLNYGGFPYSLCISLNDQVVHGFPGKHVLVEGDLVSVDCGAILNGFVGDSAYTFAIGEVSDTVKKLMRVTRECLDLGVAKAVAGMRIGDIGYAIQEHAEKNGFGVVKELVGHGVGVKLHEKPEVPNYGKRGSGIKLEEGMVIAIEPMINAGRAGVKFWDDGWTVSTVDKKASAHYEHTVAIGKGKPDILSTFEYVDNVLKEKNNN, from the coding sequence ATGTCAAAAATAATTTACAAGTCTGCCGAGGAAATAGAGTTGATCCGGGAAAGCGCGCTGCTGGTGTCGAGAACACATGCAGAGGTTGCTAAAGTAATAGGCCCGGGTGTTACTACTATCGAACTCGACAGACTTGCTGAAACCTTTATACGTGATAACGGCGGTATCCCCGCTTTTTTAAACTACGGCGGGTTTCCCTACTCCCTCTGCATATCATTAAATGACCAGGTAGTTCATGGTTTCCCCGGAAAACATGTACTGGTAGAAGGTGATTTAGTTTCTGTTGATTGCGGTGCTATATTAAACGGTTTTGTAGGCGACTCGGCTTATACTTTTGCTATTGGCGAAGTAAGCGACACAGTAAAAAAACTCATGCGGGTAACCCGTGAGTGTTTGGACCTTGGAGTTGCTAAAGCTGTTGCAGGCATGCGGATAGGTGATATAGGCTACGCGATACAGGAACACGCCGAGAAAAATGGCTTTGGAGTTGTTAAAGAGCTGGTAGGGCATGGTGTGGGGGTTAAACTTCACGAAAAGCCCGAGGTGCCTAATTACGGTAAACGTGGATCGGGTATTAAGCTTGAAGAGGGGATGGTGATTGCCATTGAACCGATGATAAACGCCGGCCGCGCCGGTGTTAAGTTTTGGGATGATGGATGGACTGTATCAACTGTAGATAAGAAAGCATCTGCTCATTATGAGCATACTGTTGCTATAGGTAAAGGAAAACCTGACATTTTATCAACGTTTGAGTATGTTGATAATGTTTTAAAAGAAAAGAATAATAATTAA
- the rpsQ gene encoding 30S ribosomal protein S17 has protein sequence MERNLRKTRTGLVVSNKMEKSIVVAVERKVKHPIYGKFVKKTTKFMAHDETNTCGIGDTVLIMETRPLSKSKNWRLVQILERAK, from the coding sequence ATGGAAAGAAATTTAAGAAAAACACGTACCGGCCTGGTGGTTAGCAATAAGATGGAAAAATCTATTGTAGTGGCTGTTGAGCGTAAAGTGAAACACCCTATCTACGGTAAATTCGTGAAAAAAACCACAAAATTTATGGCTCATGATGAGACCAACACTTGTGGCATTGGCGATACCGTATTGATTATGGAAACCCGCCCGCTGAGCAAGAGCAAAAACTGGAGATTAGTTCAAATTTTAGAAAGGGCTAAATAA
- the infA gene encoding translation initiation factor IF-1 yields MAKQSSIEQDGTIREALSNAMFRVELENGHEIIAHISGKMRMHYIKILPGDRVKLEMSPYDLSKGRITYRYK; encoded by the coding sequence ATGGCTAAACAATCTTCGATCGAACAGGACGGTACAATTAGAGAGGCATTGTCAAATGCAATGTTCAGGGTTGAGCTGGAGAACGGTCATGAGATTATAGCCCATATTTCGGGCAAGATGCGTATGCACTATATCAAAATTTTACCTGGCGACAGAGTAAAATTAGAAATGAGTCCGTACGATTTGAGTAAGGGTAGAATAACCTATAGATATAAATAA
- the rpsM gene encoding 30S ribosomal protein S13 translates to MARISGIDLPKNKRGEIGLTYIFGIGRSTAQKILTEAGIDFNTKVQDWTDEQLASIRGIINDQIKVEGSLRSEVQLNIKRLMDIGCYRGTRHRKGLPLRGQRTKNNSRTRKGKRKTVANKKKATK, encoded by the coding sequence ATGGCAAGGATATCAGGTATTGATTTACCAAAGAATAAAAGAGGAGAAATCGGACTTACTTACATTTTCGGTATAGGCCGCTCAACAGCTCAAAAGATTTTGACTGAGGCAGGTATCGATTTTAATACAAAAGTACAGGACTGGACCGATGAGCAGTTAGCCTCAATCCGTGGAATCATCAACGATCAGATTAAAGTGGAAGGTTCACTTCGTTCGGAAGTGCAATTGAACATTAAACGTTTGATGGACATTGGTTGCTACCGTGGTACACGTCACCGTAAAGGTTTACCATTACGTGGTCAGCGTACTAAAAACAACTCACGTACCCGTAAAGGAAAACGTAAAACAGTTGCTAATAAAAAGAAAGCTACTAAGTAG
- the rpmJ gene encoding 50S ribosomal protein L36, translating to MKVRASIKKRSADCKIIRRNGKLYVINKKNPKYKQRQG from the coding sequence ATGAAAGTTAGAGCATCCATTAAAAAACGCAGCGCAGATTGTAAGATCATTCGCCGTAACGGGAAACTTTACGTTATTAACAAGAAGAATCCTAAGTACAAACAACGCCAGGGCTAA
- the rpsH gene encoding 30S ribosomal protein S8: MNTDPIADYLTRVRNAIKANHRVVEIPASNLKKEITKVLFDKGYIANYKFEENGPQGSIKVALKYHPITKISAIRSITRISKPGLRKYAGMEKMPRVLNGLGIAILSTSKGVMSDKEARQQNVGGEVLCYVY; the protein is encoded by the coding sequence ATGAATACAGATCCAATCGCAGATTATCTTACAAGAGTAAGGAATGCTATTAAAGCCAACCATAGGGTTGTTGAAATTCCTGCATCAAATCTGAAGAAGGAAATCACTAAGGTGCTTTTCGACAAAGGTTACATTGCCAATTACAAGTTTGAGGAAAATGGTCCGCAAGGCAGCATCAAAGTTGCTTTAAAGTACCACCCGATAACTAAAATTTCTGCTATCCGTAGCATTACGCGCATCAGTAAACCAGGTTTGAGGAAATACGCAGGCATGGAAAAAATGCCAAGAGTATTAAATGGTTTAGGTATCGCCATCCTGTCAACTTCTAAAGGCGTAATGTCTGATAAAGAAGCCCGTCAGCAAAATGTAGGTGGCGAAGTTTTATGCTACGTTTATTAA
- the rplE gene encoding 50S ribosomal protein L5 has translation MTYVPRLKTKYKDEIRTALKDKFQYKSVMQVPKLEKIAINQGVGGATTDKKLIENTITELTTITGQQAVSSKSKKDISNFKLRKNMPVGVRVTLRDNTMYEFLDRLIAVALPRIRDFKGINDKGFDGRGNYTLGITEQIIFPEINIDKINKIQGMDITFVTSATNDVEALELLKQFGLPFKNQNSNG, from the coding sequence ATGACTTACGTACCAAGATTAAAAACAAAATACAAGGACGAAATTCGTACCGCACTGAAAGATAAATTTCAGTACAAAAGCGTAATGCAGGTTCCTAAACTGGAGAAAATTGCCATTAACCAGGGTGTTGGCGGTGCTACTACCGATAAAAAACTTATCGAGAACACCATCACCGAGTTAACAACCATCACTGGCCAGCAGGCAGTATCTTCAAAATCTAAAAAAGATATCTCGAACTTTAAATTGCGTAAAAATATGCCGGTTGGCGTACGTGTTACCTTGCGTGACAACACAATGTATGAGTTTTTGGATCGTTTAATCGCTGTTGCCCTGCCACGTATCCGTGACTTTAAAGGCATCAACGACAAAGGTTTTGACGGCAGAGGTAACTATACTTTAGGTATTACAGAGCAAATTATATTCCCTGAGATAAATATTGACAAAATCAATAAAATCCAAGGTATGGATATTACCTTTGTAACCTCCGCAACAAACGATGTTGAAGCATTGGAGTTGTTGAAACAATTTGGATTACCATTTAAAAATCAAAATAGCAATGGCTAA
- the rpsN gene encoding 30S ribosomal protein S14, whose translation MAKEGVKAREVKRAKLVAKYAEKRAALKEAGDYVGLDKLPKASSPVKLHNRCKLTGRPRGYMRQFGISRVTFREMALDGKIPGVKKASW comes from the coding sequence ATGGCTAAAGAAGGTGTAAAAGCTCGTGAAGTAAAGCGCGCTAAATTGGTTGCTAAATACGCAGAGAAAAGAGCAGCCCTTAAAGAAGCCGGCGATTACGTTGGTTTGGATAAATTACCTAAGGCATCATCTCCGGTAAAATTACACAACCGTTGTAAATTAACCGGCCGCCCACGTGGTTATATGCGTCAGTTTGGTATTTCACGCGTAACATTCCGTGAAATGGCTCTTGATGGCAAAATCCCGGGAGTAAAGAAAGCAAGCTGGTAA
- the rplQ gene encoding 50S ribosomal protein L17, translating to MRHGNKNNHLGRTTSHRKAMLSNMATSLILHKRITTTLAKAKVLRGYIEPLLTKSKSDTTHSRRTVFSYLQDKDATTILFREIAEKIANRPGGYTRIIKLENRLGDNAEMAIIELVDYNTVYGVDTAATAKKSTRRRGGSAKAKTAAPVAAEEAVVVEEAKEAPVAEAPAADAPETEEKGE from the coding sequence ATGAGACACGGAAACAAAAACAATCACTTAGGCCGTACTACCAGCCATCGCAAGGCGATGCTGTCAAACATGGCAACTTCGCTTATCCTACACAAGCGTATTACTACAACATTAGCTAAAGCAAAAGTTTTGCGCGGTTATATCGAACCACTTTTAACTAAATCAAAAAGCGATACTACTCACTCTCGTCGTACAGTGTTTAGCTACCTGCAAGATAAAGATGCTACAACTATCCTTTTCCGCGAGATTGCTGAGAAGATTGCTAACCGCCCAGGTGGTTACACCCGTATCATCAAGTTAGAAAACCGTTTAGGTGACAACGCCGAAATGGCGATCATCGAGTTAGTAGATTATAACACTGTTTACGGTGTTGATACTGCCGCAACTGCTAAAAAATCAACACGTCGTCGTGGTGGTTCAGCAAAAGCTAAAACAGCAGCACCAGTTGCAGCTGAAGAAGCAGTAGTTGTTGAAGAAGCTAAAGAAGCACCAGTTGCTGAAGCGCCTGCAGCCGACGCTCCGGAAACTGAAGAAAAAGGAGAATAA